A genomic segment from Malus domestica chromosome 05, GDT2T_hap1 encodes:
- the LOC139196011 gene encoding TMV resistance protein N-like: MALRTQKASASRWTHDVFLSFKGADTCKGIVSYLYHELQHVQGIRTFKDDREIEKGTTISPELLSAIENSHIAVVGLSPNYASFTWCLEELTKILQCMKGKGTVLPIFYNVDPSNVRKHTGSFAEHFTNHGERFREDIGKVKRWKDALTKVANISGFNPQTHESERKLIEDVVKWACSKVHRTFTLLDSTELVGNKFRCEQVDFLLASDADDRDQDEWKSELEKLQKIPKSTIFDALKISYDGLDEMNKRIFLDIAHFHKGKDKEEVIEILDTYCLYGLIGVDALIQKSLLTMEKSQFHISYINVEMHDLVQQMALEIVHQKSCTGEPGERVHLCHPEDIFQVFINNTGTSQIEA, translated from the exons ATGGCGTTGAGAACCCAAAAAGCCTCTGCATCCCGATGGACCCATGATGTGTTTTTGAGCTTCAAGGGTGCCGACACCTGTAAGGGTATTGTGTCCTATTTATACCACGAACTGCAACATGTTCAAGGGATTAGAACATTTAAGGATGATCGAGAGATTGAAAAAGGAACAACTATTTCTCCGGAGCTCTTAAGTGCAATTGAAAACTCACATATTGCAGTTGTCGGTCTCTCGCCAAACTATGCTTCTTTCACATGGTGCTTAGAAGAACTTACAAAGATTCTTCAATGCATGAAAGGCAAGGGCACTGTTCTGCCAATTTTTTATAATGTGGATCCCTCCAATGTACGAAAACACACTGGGAGTTTTGCAGAACATTTTACTAATCATGGCGAAAGGTTTAGGGAGGACATAGGGAAGGTGAAGAGGTGGAAAGATGCTTTAACAAAAGTGGCCAATATCTCTGGGTTCAATCCACAAACCCACGA gTCTGAAAGAAAGCTTATTGAAGACGTTGTTAAATGGGCGTGCAGTAAAGTGCATCGCACATTCACATTGCTAGATTCCACAGAGTTGGTGGGAAATAAGTTTAGATGCGAGCAAGTAGATTTTCTTTTAGCTTCTGATGCAGATGAT AGAGATCAAGATGAATGGAAAAGTGAATTAGAAAAGCTACAGAAAATTCCTAAGTCAACAATTTTTGATGCactcaaaataagttatgatgGACTAGATGAGATGAACAAGAGAATATTTCTGGATATTGCACATTTCCATAAGGGGAAGGACAAAGAGGAAGTAATTGAAATACTAGACACCTATTGCCTTTATGGTCTGATCGGGGTAGATGCTCTCATCCAGAAGTCCTTATTAACTATGGAGAAATCCCAGTTTCATATTTCATACATCAATGTGGAGATGCatgatttggtacaacaaatggcACTGGAAATTGTTCATCAAAAGTCTTGTACTGGAGAGCCTGGTGAACGTGTTCATTTGTGTCATCCTGAGGACATCTTTCAAGTGTTCATTAACAACACG GGAACGAGCCAAATTGAGGCATAG